In one window of Mauremys reevesii isolate NIE-2019 linkage group 22, ASM1616193v1, whole genome shotgun sequence DNA:
- the LOC120388370 gene encoding apoptosis regulator BAX-like isoform X1, with the protein METHQAGGRPVAPARPSPTGAESISCIKQIGASLLRGFVWSLLQQQGSGSPPARSVTMEELGGQDTPDGPRVTSLRETLHRIWGSMSQNPEIDSLVQCMAGQPPLPALAAVSKEVFRDGINWGRVVVFFYFTYRVIAQALGGSDCLRSLVDWALNFLWERVAPWIQQQGGWSRRIVVLTPEQEPFERVIDALGA; encoded by the exons ATGGAGACGCACCAGGCCGGGGGGCGGCCGGTTGCCCCTGCTCGCCCATCCCCCACCG GTGCCGAGAGCATTTCCTGCATCAAGCAAATCGGAGCGTCCCTGCTCCGGGG GTTCGTCTGGTccctgctccagcagcagggctccgggtCCCCCCCCGCCCGGTCGGTCAccatggaggagctggggggccaGGACACCCCCGATGGGCCCCGGGTCACGTCCCTGCGTGAGACTCTGCACCGGATATGGGGGAGCATGAGCCAGAACCCCGAGATCGATAG cctggtgcagTGCATGGCGGGGCAGCCCCCCCTGCCGGCGCTGGCTGCGGTCTCGAAGGAGGTGTTTCGTGACGGCATCAACTGGGGCAGAGTCGTCGTCTTCTTCTACTTCACCTACAGGGTCATCGCTCAG GCTCTGGGCGGGTCTGACTGTCTCCGGTCCCTGGTCGACTGGGCCCTAAACTTCCTGTGGGAGCGAGTCGCCCCCTGGATCCAGCAACAGGGGGGCTGG TCGCGCCGAATCGTCGTTTTAACGCCGGAGCAGGAGCCGTTCGAACGGGTGATCGATGCTTTGGGAGCTTGA
- the LOC120388370 gene encoding apoptosis regulator BAX-like isoform X2: protein METHQAGGRPVAPARPSPTGAESISCIKQIGASLLRGFVWSLLQQQGSGSPPARSVTMEELGGQDTPDGPRVTSLRETLHRIWGSMSQNPEIDSLVQCMAGQPPLPALAAVSKEVFRDGINWGRVVVFFYFTYRVIAQALGGSDCLRSLVDWALNFLWERVAPWIQQQGGWDSIFSYLTSSA, encoded by the exons ATGGAGACGCACCAGGCCGGGGGGCGGCCGGTTGCCCCTGCTCGCCCATCCCCCACCG GTGCCGAGAGCATTTCCTGCATCAAGCAAATCGGAGCGTCCCTGCTCCGGGG GTTCGTCTGGTccctgctccagcagcagggctccgggtCCCCCCCCGCCCGGTCGGTCAccatggaggagctggggggccaGGACACCCCCGATGGGCCCCGGGTCACGTCCCTGCGTGAGACTCTGCACCGGATATGGGGGAGCATGAGCCAGAACCCCGAGATCGATAG cctggtgcagTGCATGGCGGGGCAGCCCCCCCTGCCGGCGCTGGCTGCGGTCTCGAAGGAGGTGTTTCGTGACGGCATCAACTGGGGCAGAGTCGTCGTCTTCTTCTACTTCACCTACAGGGTCATCGCTCAG GCTCTGGGCGGGTCTGACTGTCTCCGGTCCCTGGTCGACTGGGCCCTAAACTTCCTGTGGGAGCGAGTCGCCCCCTGGATCCAGCAACAGGGGGGCTGG GACTCCATCTTCAGTTACCTCACCTCCTCCGCCTAG
- the LOC120388370 gene encoding apoptosis regulator BAX-like isoform X3: METHQAGGRPVAPARPSPTGAESISCIKQIGASLLRGFVWSLLQQQGSGSPPARSVTMEELGGQDTPDGPRVTSLRETLHRIWGSMSQNPEIDSLVQCMAGQPPLPALAAVSKEVFRDGINWGRVVVFFYFTYRVIAQDSIFSYLTSSA; encoded by the exons ATGGAGACGCACCAGGCCGGGGGGCGGCCGGTTGCCCCTGCTCGCCCATCCCCCACCG GTGCCGAGAGCATTTCCTGCATCAAGCAAATCGGAGCGTCCCTGCTCCGGGG GTTCGTCTGGTccctgctccagcagcagggctccgggtCCCCCCCCGCCCGGTCGGTCAccatggaggagctggggggccaGGACACCCCCGATGGGCCCCGGGTCACGTCCCTGCGTGAGACTCTGCACCGGATATGGGGGAGCATGAGCCAGAACCCCGAGATCGATAG cctggtgcagTGCATGGCGGGGCAGCCCCCCCTGCCGGCGCTGGCTGCGGTCTCGAAGGAGGTGTTTCGTGACGGCATCAACTGGGGCAGAGTCGTCGTCTTCTTCTACTTCACCTACAGGGTCATCGCTCAG GACTCCATCTTCAGTTACCTCACCTCCTCCGCCTAG